Proteins from a single region of Elusimicrobiota bacterium:
- a CDS encoding metallophosphoesterase → MNYPDGWEMGGRAIREALHAQRPQPLLERWAYEDLRGFVRRGEDWAELMRRASPWRTRVQLDRLDASPRRENESFRFAVLGDAEPGRFWFTRALFGVEGMFPSQLKDIHTRGVDFVMQLGDMVSRGSVPNYLRFFRELEACGGTTPYLSVVGNHDRRFPHGRSDTALYGALFGPTDWFFDRGPVRFVVLDTSARRLSEGQLLWLDRALDTERRKVVFTHVPPAALGSWTDFAGRRRALGGFKDGAVEFVKMMSRRRVDRVYFGHIHAFGVQELDGVRYVLSGGGGSPLYPLGLQGQFYHYLSVEIGPAGARETVYCADGRSFDIAGR, encoded by the coding sequence TTGAACTATCCAGACGGTTGGGAGATGGGCGGCCGGGCGATCCGTGAGGCGCTGCATGCACAACGGCCTCAACCCCTGCTGGAGCGCTGGGCCTACGAGGACCTGCGCGGCTTCGTGCGCCGCGGCGAGGACTGGGCCGAGCTCATGCGCCGCGCCTCCCCCTGGCGCACCCGCGTCCAGCTCGACCGCCTCGACGCCTCGCCCCGCCGGGAGAACGAGAGCTTCCGCTTCGCCGTGCTCGGCGATGCGGAGCCCGGCCGCTTCTGGTTCACTCGGGCCCTCTTCGGGGTCGAGGGGATGTTCCCTTCCCAGCTCAAGGACATCCACACGCGCGGGGTGGACTTCGTCATGCAGCTCGGCGACATGGTCAGTCGCGGCAGCGTGCCCAACTACCTGCGCTTCTTCCGCGAGCTCGAGGCCTGCGGCGGGACGACGCCCTACCTGAGCGTCGTCGGCAACCACGACCGCCGCTTCCCGCACGGGCGCTCGGACACCGCGCTCTACGGGGCCCTCTTCGGCCCCACCGACTGGTTCTTCGACCGCGGCCCCGTCCGCTTCGTGGTGCTCGACACGAGCGCTCGGCGGCTCAGCGAAGGGCAGCTCCTCTGGCTCGACCGCGCGCTGGACACCGAGCGGCGCAAGGTCGTTTTCACGCACGTGCCCCCCGCCGCGCTGGGCTCCTGGACGGACTTCGCCGGCCGACGCCGCGCGCTCGGGGGCTTCAAGGACGGGGCGGTGGAGTTCGTGAAGATGATGTCGCGCCGGCGCGTGGACCGCGTCTACTTCGGACACATCCATGCCTTCGGCGTGCAGGAGCTCGACGGGGTCCGCTACGTCCTCAGCGGCGGCGGCGGCTCGCCGCTCTACCCTCTGGGTCTGCAGGGGCAGTTCTACCACTACCTCAGCGTCGAGATCGGTCCCGCGGGCGCGCGGGAGACCGTCTACTGCGCCGACGGCCGCTCCTTCGACATCGCCGGCCGCTGA
- a CDS encoding aminotransferase class I/II-fold pyridoxal phosphate-dependent enzyme has product MPATLSNHVRPARRTEGITYAVRDIVALAHEVAKTGKEMLYLNIGDPNQFDFETPAPLIEAVHKAMLENKCSYSPSSGIPSAVEAVREEAGRNGIKNILDVFITSGGSEAIEVCLTALVDRGENVLIPYPGYPLYEAVLAKLEAKAVPYLLDEANGWQPDLEDMRRRIDAKTRAIVLINPNNPTGAVYTEKTLRGILALAREKDLLVFADEIYDKLILDDKKHISIASLDSEAPVVTFNGLSKGYLAPGWRIGWGVISGEAARLKDYVAAVNKLLRARLCANHPMQHAIAPALKGRQEHLRPALEKLRRRRDLTCQMLNAEGISCVRPEAAFYAFPKIDIAGPDEEFVKDLVKATGVVTVHGSGFGEKPGTRHLRVVYLPPEETLRKAYASMLQFLRDRRRR; this is encoded by the coding sequence ATGCCCGCCACGCTTTCGAACCACGTCCGTCCCGCCCGGCGCACCGAAGGCATCACCTACGCCGTCCGCGACATCGTCGCCCTCGCCCACGAGGTCGCGAAGACCGGCAAGGAGATGCTCTACCTCAACATCGGCGACCCCAACCAGTTCGATTTCGAGACCCCGGCGCCCCTCATCGAGGCCGTGCACAAGGCGATGCTCGAGAACAAGTGCAGCTACTCCCCCTCCTCGGGCATCCCCTCCGCGGTCGAGGCCGTCCGGGAGGAAGCGGGCCGCAACGGCATCAAGAACATCCTCGACGTCTTCATCACGAGCGGCGGCAGCGAGGCCATCGAGGTCTGCCTCACCGCGCTCGTCGACCGCGGCGAGAACGTGCTCATCCCCTACCCCGGCTACCCGCTCTACGAGGCCGTGCTCGCGAAGCTCGAGGCGAAGGCCGTCCCCTATCTGCTCGACGAGGCGAACGGCTGGCAGCCCGACCTTGAGGACATGCGCCGGCGCATCGACGCGAAGACCCGCGCCATCGTGCTCATCAACCCCAACAACCCGACCGGCGCCGTCTACACCGAGAAGACCCTGCGCGGGATCCTCGCGCTCGCGCGCGAGAAGGACCTGCTCGTCTTCGCCGACGAGATCTACGACAAGCTCATCCTCGACGACAAGAAGCACATCTCCATCGCCTCGCTCGACTCCGAGGCCCCGGTCGTCACCTTCAACGGGCTCTCGAAGGGCTACCTCGCCCCGGGCTGGCGCATCGGCTGGGGCGTCATCAGCGGCGAGGCCGCGCGCCTGAAGGACTACGTCGCCGCGGTCAACAAGCTCCTGCGCGCGCGCCTGTGCGCGAACCACCCCATGCAGCACGCGATCGCCCCCGCCCTCAAGGGCCGCCAGGAGCACCTGCGCCCGGCCCTCGAGAAGCTCCGCCGCCGCCGCGACCTCACCTGCCAGATGCTCAACGCCGAGGGGATCTCCTGCGTGCGGCCCGAGGCGGCCTTCTACGCCTTCCCGAAGATCGACATCGCCGGGCCCGACGAGGAGTTCGTGAAGGACCTCGTGAAGGCCACGGGCGTCGTCACGGTGCACGGCAGCGGCTTCGGCGAGAAGCCCGGCACGCGGCACCTGCGCGTCGTCTACCTCCCCCCCGAGGAGACCCTGCGCAAGGCGTACGCGAGCATGCTGCAGTTCCTGCGCGACCGCCGCCGGCGCTGA
- the ahcY gene encoding adenosylhomocysteinase, translating to MSTATMDYKVKDISLAEFGEKEIEIARHEMPGLMALREEFKGKKPLAGARIGGSLHMTIETAVLMETLTELGGSVRWSSCNIFSTQDHAAAAMAKRGIPVFAWKGETNEEYDWCLEQTLRWPDGSYLNMILDDGGDLTNLVHDKRPELLKDIHGITEETTTGVHRLYQRAAKGNLKCPAINVNDSCTKSKFDNLYGCRESLIDGIKRATDVMIAGKTCVVAGYGDVGKGCCQALRGMGARVLVTEIDPINALQACMEGYQVVTMDEAAPTADIFVTTTGCCDIITRKHLDAMKHQAIVCNIGHFDIEIDVAGLENDKKLKKLTVKPQVDQYEWPGGKRVTLLAEGRLVNLGCASGHPSFVMSNSFTNQVLAQIELWGTRGKGKYQNQVYVLPKLLDEKVARLHLGKLGAKLTKLTEKQASYLGIPVEGPFKADNYRY from the coding sequence ATGAGCACCGCTACCATGGATTACAAGGTCAAGGACATCTCGCTCGCCGAGTTCGGAGAGAAGGAGATCGAGATCGCCCGCCACGAGATGCCGGGCCTGATGGCCCTGCGCGAGGAGTTCAAGGGCAAGAAGCCCCTCGCCGGCGCGCGCATCGGCGGCTCCCTCCACATGACCATCGAGACGGCCGTGCTCATGGAGACGCTGACCGAGCTCGGCGGCTCCGTCCGCTGGTCCTCCTGCAACATCTTCTCGACCCAGGACCACGCGGCGGCCGCCATGGCGAAGCGCGGCATCCCCGTCTTCGCCTGGAAAGGGGAGACCAACGAGGAGTACGACTGGTGCCTCGAGCAGACCCTGCGCTGGCCCGACGGCTCCTACCTCAACATGATCCTCGACGACGGCGGGGACCTCACGAACCTCGTGCACGACAAGCGCCCCGAACTGCTCAAGGACATCCACGGGATCACCGAGGAGACCACGACCGGCGTGCACCGCCTCTACCAGCGCGCCGCCAAGGGCAACCTGAAGTGCCCGGCCATCAACGTCAACGACTCCTGCACGAAGTCGAAGTTCGACAACCTCTACGGCTGCCGCGAGTCGCTCATCGACGGCATCAAGCGCGCCACCGACGTCATGATCGCGGGCAAGACCTGCGTGGTCGCCGGCTACGGCGACGTGGGCAAGGGCTGCTGCCAGGCCCTGCGCGGCATGGGCGCGCGCGTGCTCGTCACCGAGATCGACCCCATCAACGCTCTGCAGGCCTGCATGGAAGGCTACCAGGTCGTCACGATGGACGAGGCGGCCCCGACGGCCGACATCTTCGTCACGACGACCGGCTGCTGCGACATCATCACCCGCAAGCACCTCGACGCGATGAAGCACCAGGCCATCGTCTGCAACATCGGCCACTTCGACATCGAGATCGACGTCGCGGGTCTCGAGAACGACAAGAAGCTCAAGAAGCTCACCGTGAAGCCGCAGGTGGACCAGTACGAGTGGCCCGGCGGCAAGCGCGTCACCCTGCTCGCCGAGGGCCGGCTCGTGAACCTCGGCTGCGCCTCGGGCCACCCGAGCTTCGTGATGAGCAACTCCTTCACGAACCAGGTGCTCGCGCAGATCGAGCTCTGGGGGACCCGCGGCAAGGGCAAGTACCAGAACCAGGTCTACGTGCTGCCCAAGCTGCTCGACGAGAAGGTCGCCCGCCTCCACCTCGGCAAGCTCGGAGCGAAGCTCACGAAGCTCACCGAGAAGCAGGCCTCCTACCTCGGCATCCCGGTCGAAGGGCCTTTCAAGGCCGACAACTACCGGTATTGA
- a CDS encoding FIST N-terminal domain-containing protein yields MRIGIGLGLGKDPARAAKDAVRQARRTVPRPDLALAFGSTHLDQVQLHRALCRELDPSILAGGSSYAEITNAGVSTGSLAVLLLSTEGANTTLSSVDAGADLRATGLALAVGAGGPAGKGRLPLGLVFSGITSGWEHDMLSGIVDGLGPLPLFGGLSCGNYDLGMSHPDFWTNYQYSGARLTTRTARLALLDLPKKDFGVSFGYAHGWQPVGPVVTLTRCDGAAVYEVDGLPVFDYYRQFLGRGHSDAFFELLVQRYGFSLLTGADGRSRIKLPVACDFKKGCISYFPAENLEGRTARLILASRGGLLEGARSAAQSCLDGLGGETPDLVFVVSCCSRSAILNSRVDNELEAVREVFGRDVPVFGFYSGGEFCPCLSRYADVVDPAAPLGGSQYHTTTVCLMALKDRRGSRACTPSPRPLSERTRERVELARLKGLLSKSEGTLDDTERFLANLSRKSYLDGERLRRQNEVIHRYTPHEVFRGVGDQAAQGSYELPDSEFVGCFLFMDVKGFTSYSEEHTPKEVVAALNAIFKPATEAIYRRGGDVDKYIGDCIFAAFRDPAQALETGRELLELTRDLQEKGSPFGVRIGINAGRAVRANVGSELRREYTFIGDAVNLAQRLESNCTPGRLLVCSELHERGKALFPNCERRQLAVKGKRASVVAFEFSL; encoded by the coding sequence ATGCGCATCGGCATCGGACTCGGCCTCGGCAAGGACCCCGCCCGCGCGGCGAAGGACGCCGTGCGCCAGGCGCGCCGGACCGTGCCGCGCCCGGACCTCGCGCTGGCCTTCGGCTCCACCCATCTCGACCAGGTCCAGCTCCACCGCGCCCTCTGCCGCGAGCTCGACCCCTCCATCCTCGCCGGAGGCTCCAGCTACGCGGAGATCACCAACGCGGGCGTCAGCACGGGCTCGCTCGCCGTCCTCCTCCTCTCGACGGAGGGAGCGAACACGACGCTCTCCAGCGTCGACGCCGGAGCGGACCTGCGCGCGACCGGCCTCGCCCTCGCCGTAGGAGCGGGTGGACCCGCGGGGAAGGGGCGGCTCCCGCTCGGGCTGGTCTTCTCGGGGATCACCAGCGGCTGGGAGCACGACATGCTCTCCGGCATCGTCGACGGGCTCGGTCCGCTCCCGCTCTTCGGCGGCCTCTCCTGCGGGAACTACGACCTCGGGATGAGCCACCCCGACTTCTGGACGAACTACCAGTACTCCGGCGCGCGCCTGACGACCCGGACCGCGCGCCTGGCCCTGCTCGACCTCCCGAAGAAGGACTTCGGGGTCTCCTTCGGCTACGCCCACGGCTGGCAGCCCGTCGGGCCCGTCGTGACGCTCACCCGCTGCGACGGGGCGGCCGTCTACGAGGTGGACGGCCTGCCCGTCTTCGACTACTACCGCCAGTTCCTCGGCCGCGGGCACTCCGACGCCTTCTTCGAGCTGCTCGTGCAGCGCTACGGCTTCTCGCTGCTGACCGGCGCCGACGGCCGCTCGCGCATCAAGCTTCCGGTCGCCTGCGACTTCAAGAAGGGCTGCATCTCCTACTTCCCCGCCGAGAACCTCGAAGGACGCACGGCCCGGCTCATCCTGGCCAGCCGCGGCGGGCTGCTCGAAGGCGCCCGCTCGGCCGCGCAGTCGTGCCTGGACGGCCTGGGCGGCGAAACGCCGGACCTCGTCTTCGTCGTGAGCTGCTGCTCGCGCAGCGCGATCCTCAACAGCCGCGTGGACAACGAGCTCGAGGCCGTGCGCGAGGTCTTCGGCCGCGACGTCCCCGTCTTCGGCTTCTACTCGGGAGGGGAGTTCTGCCCCTGCCTCAGCCGCTACGCGGACGTCGTCGACCCCGCCGCCCCGCTGGGGGGCTCGCAGTACCACACCACCACCGTCTGCCTCATGGCCCTCAAGGACCGGCGCGGAAGCCGGGCGTGCACGCCGTCTCCGCGGCCGCTCTCCGAGCGCACGCGCGAGCGCGTCGAGCTCGCGCGGCTCAAAGGCCTGCTGTCCAAGAGCGAGGGGACTCTCGACGACACCGAGCGCTTCCTCGCCAACCTCAGCCGGAAGTCCTATCTGGACGGGGAGCGCCTGCGCCGCCAGAACGAGGTCATCCACCGCTACACGCCGCACGAGGTGTTCCGGGGAGTGGGCGACCAGGCCGCGCAGGGGAGCTACGAGCTCCCCGACTCCGAGTTCGTCGGCTGCTTCCTCTTCATGGACGTGAAGGGGTTCACCTCCTACAGCGAGGAGCACACGCCCAAGGAGGTCGTCGCCGCGCTCAACGCCATCTTCAAGCCCGCCACGGAGGCCATCTACCGGCGGGGCGGCGACGTGGACAAGTACATCGGCGACTGCATCTTCGCGGCCTTCCGCGACCCCGCGCAGGCGCTCGAGACGGGGCGCGAGCTGCTGGAGCTCACGCGAGACCTGCAGGAGAAGGGGAGCCCCTTCGGCGTGCGCATCGGGATCAACGCCGGGCGCGCCGTCCGCGCGAACGTCGGCTCGGAGCTGCGCCGCGAGTACACCTTCATCGGGGACGCGGTGAACCTCGCGCAGCGCCTGGAGTCCAACTGCACGCCGGGCCGCCTTCTCGTCTGCTCGGAGCTCCACGAGCGCGGGAAGGCCCTCTTCCCGAACTGCGAGCGGCGACAGCTCGCCGTGAAGGGCAAGCGCGCGAGCGTCGTCGCCTTCGAATTCTCCCTCTAA
- a CDS encoding nitroreductase family protein, with amino-acid sequence MDTLRAIAERHSTRLYLPKPVPRATLSKIVDAGRRAATARNIQPWEFVVVTGAGLRARIADVTEYGKFIRRAPACVAVLTAADAKYFLEDGSAATENILVAAASLKVQSCWVAGDKKPYAPEIVRLLGADPARYRLLSLIALGYAGKEGRRVPKRPLASVLHWERFGGK; translated from the coding sequence ATGGACACCCTTAGAGCCATCGCCGAACGCCACAGCACCCGCCTCTACCTGCCCAAGCCGGTGCCGCGGGCGACGCTCTCGAAGATCGTCGACGCCGGACGCCGGGCCGCCACGGCGCGCAACATCCAGCCCTGGGAGTTCGTCGTCGTGACCGGGGCCGGCCTGCGCGCGCGCATCGCGGACGTCACCGAGTACGGGAAGTTCATCCGCCGGGCGCCCGCCTGCGTCGCCGTGCTCACGGCGGCCGACGCGAAGTACTTCCTCGAGGACGGCAGCGCCGCGACCGAGAACATCCTCGTCGCCGCGGCCTCTCTCAAGGTCCAGTCCTGCTGGGTGGCCGGCGACAAGAAGCCCTATGCGCCCGAGATCGTCCGCCTCCTCGGCGCGGACCCGGCCCGCTACCGGCTGCTCTCGCTGATCGCGCTCGGCTACGCGGGAAAGGAAGGCCGGCGCGTGCCCAAGCGTCCTCTGGCGTCCGTCCTGCACTGGGAGAGGTTCGGGGGGAAGTAA
- the uvsE gene encoding UV DNA damage repair endonuclease UvsE → MLRLGLCCLFLREPIRCRTTTAKALRPLRRKERLARVSALCLNNVASLKASVEAVTRLGIGAFRIQSGLFPRATHPEVGYRLEELPDRRRILALAAEVRALAKAQGIRLSFHPDQFVVLSSARPEVVDSSLRELEFQGLQAELFGAEVINIHGGGAEGGKAAALARFKTSFRRLSLRVRRRLSLENDDRVYTPRDLLPLCRELGVPLVYDAHHHRCLPDGLSVSAATRAAAATWKRLGRARGSCSSRAVLRGGDRVPGGREPYFHISSPRAGWRGGDPRPHADYIDPRDFPKCWLRGRVTVDVEAKAKELAILRLRGDLGL, encoded by the coding sequence GTGCTTCGCCTCGGGCTCTGCTGCCTCTTCCTCAGGGAGCCCATCCGCTGCCGCACGACGACGGCCAAGGCCCTGCGCCCGCTGCGCCGTAAGGAGCGGCTCGCGCGCGTTTCGGCGCTCTGCCTGAACAACGTCGCAAGTCTCAAGGCGTCGGTGGAGGCGGTCACCCGTCTGGGGATCGGGGCCTTTCGCATCCAGAGCGGACTCTTCCCGCGGGCCACTCACCCCGAGGTCGGCTATCGGCTGGAGGAACTCCCCGACCGCCGGCGCATCCTCGCGCTGGCCGCGGAGGTCCGCGCGCTCGCGAAGGCTCAGGGGATCCGCCTGAGCTTCCATCCCGACCAGTTCGTGGTCCTTTCCTCCGCGCGCCCGGAGGTCGTGGACTCCTCTTTGCGGGAGCTCGAGTTCCAGGGTCTGCAGGCGGAGCTCTTCGGGGCGGAGGTCATCAACATCCATGGGGGCGGGGCCGAGGGCGGCAAGGCCGCCGCGCTCGCGCGCTTCAAGACTTCGTTCCGTCGGCTTTCGCTTCGCGTTCGGAGGCGGCTGAGTCTCGAGAACGATGACCGCGTCTACACACCGAGAGACCTGCTGCCCCTCTGCCGTGAGCTCGGGGTCCCGCTCGTCTACGACGCTCATCATCACCGCTGCCTGCCCGACGGCCTGAGCGTGTCGGCGGCGACCCGGGCCGCGGCGGCGACCTGGAAGCGGCTCGGCCGCGCGCGCGGTTCGTGCTCCTCTCGCGCCGTCCTCCGGGGTGGCGACCGGGTCCCCGGAGGGCGCGAGCCCTACTTCCACATCTCCTCGCCGCGCGCGGGCTGGCGCGGGGGCGACCCCCGGCCGCACGCCGACTACATCGATCCGCGCGACTTTCCGAAGTGCTGGCTGCGCGGACGCGTCACGGTGGACGTCGAAGCGAAGGCCAAGGAACTCGCGATCCTGCGCCTGCGCGGCGACCTCGGGCTTTAA
- a CDS encoding response regulator transcription factor, protein MPKVTKSKKGPKGLRVMLADDETLFRDVIKDMLSQEKGFFVVGEASDGAEAVKVATELKPDVILMDIGMGGGMSGIQATAAITQKLPGIRVLMLSAYNDDLHVMESVQAGAFGYLSKKLPPAELVKALKAFADAGTMLPPPVMEKAVARLQRMQSVMTPLGSATPTQMRVLALLGMGKSNKEIAEELGCNVKTVKNHLNVLFQKFDVKNRTEAVVKAIKAGLIAGREGSR, encoded by the coding sequence ATGCCCAAAGTCACAAAATCGAAGAAGGGTCCCAAGGGGCTGCGCGTCATGCTCGCGGACGACGAGACGCTCTTCCGCGACGTGATCAAGGACATGCTCTCCCAGGAGAAGGGCTTCTTCGTCGTGGGCGAAGCGAGCGACGGCGCCGAGGCGGTCAAGGTCGCCACCGAGCTCAAGCCCGACGTCATCCTCATGGACATCGGCATGGGAGGAGGGATGAGCGGCATCCAGGCGACGGCCGCCATCACCCAGAAGCTCCCCGGCATCCGCGTGCTCATGCTCTCGGCCTACAACGACGACCTCCACGTCATGGAGTCGGTCCAGGCCGGAGCCTTCGGCTATCTTTCGAAGAAGCTCCCCCCCGCCGAGCTCGTCAAGGCGCTCAAGGCCTTCGCCGACGCCGGTACGATGCTGCCGCCGCCCGTCATGGAGAAGGCGGTCGCCCGGCTCCAGCGGATGCAGTCGGTGATGACCCCGCTCGGCTCGGCGACGCCCACCCAGATGCGCGTGCTCGCCCTGCTCGGGATGGGCAAGAGCAACAAGGAGATCGCCGAGGAGCTGGGCTGCAACGTCAAGACGGTCAAGAACCACCTCAACGTCCTCTTCCAGAAGTTCGACGTCAAGAACCGCACCGAAGCGGTCGTGAAGGCCATCAAGGCCGGCCTCATCGCCGGCCGCGAAGGTTCCCGGTAG
- a CDS encoding cytidine deaminase, whose translation MPPRRKPRQREDGLAARDRELVAEARRLVRARFRQNYHHLACALRTRAGRVFSGVHLEAYVGRVAVCAEAVALGVAASAAGDTDVDVIVTVDRNGTVVSPCGLCREMLTDFAPDARVVVPGNGTLDLLPVSDLLPRKYRRFHKD comes from the coding sequence ATGCCTCCCCGCCGCAAGCCCCGGCAGCGCGAAGACGGCCTCGCCGCGCGCGACCGCGAGCTCGTCGCCGAGGCTCGGCGCCTCGTGCGCGCGCGCTTCCGCCAGAACTACCACCATCTCGCCTGCGCGCTGCGCACGCGCGCCGGGCGGGTCTTCTCAGGGGTACACCTCGAGGCCTACGTCGGGCGCGTGGCCGTCTGCGCCGAGGCGGTCGCGCTCGGCGTCGCGGCCAGCGCGGCGGGCGACACCGACGTGGACGTCATCGTCACCGTGGACCGCAACGGCACGGTCGTCTCTCCCTGCGGACTCTGCCGCGAGATGCTCACCGACTTCGCCCCCGACGCCCGGGTGGTCGTCCCCGGGAACGGGACGCTCGACCTCCTGCCCGTCTCCGACCTCCTTCCCCGCAAGTACCGCCGCTTCCATAAGGACTGA
- a CDS encoding response regulator, with product MRPLILVVDDNTQLLEALVDRLEAQGWRVSSCADARQAVLQAEALRPALIVTDIMMPGYGTGLDAYRALRGSAELPKDLPVIFLTGLRAEEIRAAVPLEDPRVRLLHKPAAFSALLAAVRELIGDPPKTP from the coding sequence GTGCGCCCCCTCATCCTCGTCGTCGACGACAACACGCAGCTCCTCGAGGCCCTGGTCGACCGCCTCGAGGCGCAGGGCTGGCGCGTGAGCTCCTGCGCCGACGCCCGCCAGGCCGTGCTGCAGGCCGAAGCGCTGCGGCCGGCCCTCATCGTGACCGACATCATGATGCCCGGCTACGGGACCGGCCTCGATGCCTACCGCGCGCTGCGCGGGAGCGCCGAGCTGCCCAAGGACCTGCCCGTGATCTTCCTGACGGGCCTGCGCGCCGAAGAGATCCGCGCGGCCGTCCCGCTCGAGGACCCGCGCGTCCGCCTGCTTCACAAACCGGCCGCTTTCTCCGCCCTCCTCGCCGCGGTGCGCGAGCTCATCGGCGACCCGCCGAAGACGCCCTAG